ATCGCAACCAGAATTGGTAGCTTGGACGTAAACTTACAACATCAAAATATCTTGCAAAAGCGAGTTAACCATCTTTCTTCATCTGTGTTCATCTGTGTACCCTACGGGAAGGCTATCGCCTACATCTGTGGACATCTGTGGTAAAAAATCCCCACCTTTCGCTTTTGCAAGAACCCAAATAAACAATCAATAAATTCGGATCAGTCCATGCACGAAACCGACATGACAAAAGCCCTGATTGTAACAGTAAAAAAGTGGTGGGAAGAACAACCAGAAAAACCAAAAATTTCCCACGTTCATCTTACAGTCGGTCAGTTTACTTGTGTCGAACCAGTGAGTTTGCAATTCGCCTTTGAAGTCCAAACTCGCAACACATTTTTAGAAGGGGCAGAATTAGTCATTCAGGAAACCCCATTAATTGCCTTTTGTCATCATTGCCAACAAGAATATCGCCCAGAAATTGGGATTCAATATGGTTGTCCGACTTGTCGATCGCCTATGGAGGATATCCGTTCTGGACGAGAGCTAAAAATCGATCGCATTGAATACGCCAAAGAGAGTTTAGGAGTAGAAAATTAGCATATTTTATCCAATTTTGCCAGCTTTTTGGTTCTCGTTCTATCCCCTACCCCGGTTAACCATCTATCTCTATTTATCCATAATTGTTTCCAGCTAATCCCCTTTTTATTGAGTTAAAATTTCGGACAAAACCCATGCACCAAACATTTGACGCCACTTTAGGAATTAACTTACTTCATGCTAATCAAGAAGGAGCCGATCGTAACCGCGCTCATTTTGATGAATGGGGTATCACTTGCTTCAATGTAATGAGTAGTCCCGGTGCTGGTAAAACCGCACTGCTAGAAAAAACCCTCGCCGTTCTCACCAATGAATATAAAATTGCGGTAATTGAAGGGGACATGACAACAGAATTAGATGCCGATCGCCTTCGCAAATATAACGTACCAGTAATTGCCATTAATACTGGTCGTTCCTGTCATTTAGATTCCCAAATGGTATCCGGCGGCATTCATCGATTAGCCCATGAATACAACCCATCAGAATTCGATTTAGTCTTGGTAGAAAATGTCGGAAATTTGGTTTGTCCGGCAGAATTTGAAGTAGGAGAACACCTCAAAGTTGCCTTATTAAGCGTTACCGAAGGAGAAGACAAACCGCTGAAATATCCCGTGATGTTTCAAGAAGCAGATTGTTTATTAATCACCAAAATGGACTTAGCGCCACATCTAGATGTTGACCTCAATCAAATTATAGCAAATGTCCGACAAATGAATCCCCATGTTGCCATCATTCCCGTTTCTGCCAAAACCGGAGAAGGACTAGATACTTGGTTTGATTGGATACGTTTTCATTTGAATAAAACTGCAACAATTAAGCAAGAACTATCAGCAGTGCATTAACCAAATCAACCTGACAGGGTGGGTATTTTATCCACCCACTTATTTACCAATAATTAGAGCCGATCCAAAAAATCTGATTTTACTTGGATACCTCACCAGAAATCCCCATATACATCTGTGTTCATCTGTGTTCATCTGTGGATATCTGTGGTTAAAAAAATCCTCAAACTATACAAGTAAAGTGATATCGGACACGATCTAAAATTAAGATTGGCAATTCTGTCCAAAATTGAGTTACAAAACTTTAAACTGAATTAGCAAATTTTGTAACAAAAGCAACAAAGTACTGGATACATTATTTGCTACACATAGTCCACTGTGATGAAAAAATATCATTGTTCAGATCTTCCACTTCTCTCGATAAGGCTTGAGAAACCGGGTTTCTCAAGCAAAAATTTAGGTTTTTAGCTTTAAATATTGACAAGAAACCCGGTTTCTAACCCTAGTGTAAAATCTCTGTTTTAGGAGATATTATGAAAGTGCGATCGCGTTTTTTATCCCCCCGATCTCCTTTATCATTTTGCGCTCTTTTTCTAATTACTTTTTCCCTAATAGTAGGTTGCGTTAACCCAGCCGTCTACATCAAAACAACCACCGAAACAAACACTGCCAGTTCAGTCAGTGCCAATGCCGTTCGGTTGGGATTTAGTGCTTGGCCCGGTTGGTTTCCCTGGCAAATTGCCCAAGAAGAAAGAATATTTCAAACTAACAATGTTCCGGTAGATTTGAAGTGGTTTGATGGATATTTAGAATCGATTAGTACCTTAACAGCCGGACAAATAGATGCGAACAGCCAAACTTTAGGAGATACAATAAGCTCTTTAACAGGTGGAGCAGATCAAGTAATCGTTTTAGTCAACGATAACTCCACTGGAAACGATAAAATAATTGTCAGAGAAGGCATTAATTTCATTGCCGATTTAAAAGGAAAAAAAATAGCCGCAGAAGAAGGCACGGTCGATCATTTTCTCCTACTTTTGGGATTGAAAAAAGCAGGTTTAACTCCCCAAGATATTCAATTCATCCCACTAGAAACAGGTAAAGCCGCCGCCGCATTTGTAGCAGGACAAGTGGATGCAACGGCAGTATTTGCTCCCTTTACAACACAGGCTTTAAAACGTCCTGGTAGTAAAGAGCTTTTCAGTTCCAAAGATTTTCCAGGGGCAATTTCCGATCATTTAGTATTTACTCGCAAATTTGTAGAAGCAAATCCCGATAAAGTACAAGCATTAGTTAATTCTTGGTTTGCCACTTTAGATTATATGAAAGCAAATCCAGAAAAAGCTTATGAAATCATGGCGAAAAGAGCAGGCGTTCCGGTTAGCGAATACAAAAGTTACGCTGATGGCACTCGCATTTTTACCGTAGAGGAAAACTTAACCGCTTTTCAACCGGGTAGCGACTTAACTTCCTTACAGTTTGCGGCCAAAGAAATGAGCAAATTTCTGATTGAAGTAGGTTTAGCAAAAGCCGAACCAGATACTAGTAAACTATTTGACGATCGCTTTGTCAAAGCCTATGCCGAACAATTTAAAAAATCATAATTATATCGGCATAATTACTTATCAAAATCTAACATTATTATGAGCCAAGATCCCGGATCGATTCGAGATTATATTAGACCTAAAAAGCTAAATCCAACGGTGTTTTGGCAAATCGCTGAAGATATCCCAAAACCGCTCAATACAGCTTTGATCGCCACCTCTATTTTGCTTCCCTTACTGCTGTGGTGGCTGGTAACTACATTTGGCAATATTGACCCCAAATTTTTGCCTTCACCAGGTAAAGTTCTCGAAGCATTTGGACGACTTTGGAGGACTCGCGAACTCCTTAAAGATACCGTCGCCAGTTTGTGGCGCGTTGGGGTTGGATTTATTTTCGCTGCCGGTCTTTCCATTCCAATTGGCGTGTTAATGGGGAGTTTTGCCAGCATTCGCGCTTTGCTAGAACCGATTTTCGGCTTAATGCGCTATATGCCTGCCCCTGCCTTCATTCCTCTGCTCATTTTATATCTGGGCATTGGAGAGGAACCGAAAATTACGCTCATTTTCATTGGGGTTTTCTTCTTTAACGCCTTAATGGTGATGGATACTGTAAAGTTTGTATCAAAAGATTTAATCGAAGCGACTTATATTTTAGGAGGCGATCGCAAACAAGCCTTGCTTCAGGTAATTTTTCCCCACGTCTTGCCCGGAATTATTGATGCTTGCCGCATCAACTTAGCCGCCGCTTGGCAGTTGGTAATTGTCTCGGAACTAATTGCCGCTACAGAAGGTTTGGGTCGTCGAATTAGCGTAGCAGGTCGATTTTTGAGAACAGATGAAATTTTTGTCGGGTTAATTGTAATTGGGGTAATTGGATTATCATTCGATTTGCTATTTCAGTATTTCTTACGAGTTTCTTGTAAGTGGGCAAGTCAGAAGCGATAAGGTGCTACGTATTTAATTTGTGTGTTTAGGCTGATGGGGGGATGGGGAGATGGGGAGATGGGGGGATTAGAAATATATAAATTAGAGACGGGTTTGTTTAATTTCTAGCAATTTAAGATTTGAAATTTTCAACTTGACCAAATCACCAACTTAATTCTGAACCAAGGAGATTTAACTAATGTATCTGCAAATCAACAACCTACACAAACATTTCCAAACCAAAAATGGCAACTTAGTTGTTCTCAAAGAAATTAACATGACTATTCAGCAGGGAGAATTTATCTGCGCCGTGGGTGCATCCGGATCGGGTAAATCTACTCTGTTGCGTCAAATTGCCGGACTCGATATGCCTACTTCTGGGGAAGTGAAAATTGATGGAGAAGTGGTTACTGGGCCTGGGCCAGACCGGGGTATGGTGTTTCAGCATTACACCCTTTATCCTTGGATGAGCGTACAAGACAATACAGAATTTGGATTAAAACTTCAAGGTGTACCGAAGAAAGTTCGGCGGGAACAAGCCAGTTATTATTTAAGTGTGGTGGGGTTATCTGAATTTGCTAAATCTTTGCCAAAGGAACTATCGGGAGGGATGAAACAACGAGTTGCGATCGCACGCGCCCTAACTTCCGAACCTAAAATATTATTAATGGATGAACCCTTCGGTGCGCTAGATGTTCATACCAAAGAATCAATGCACGAATTCATGCTAAATCTTTGGCAGCGTACCAAAATAACAGTATTTATGATTACTCACGATGTAGAAGAAGCGGTTTTCCTCGCCAATCGCATCTATGCTCTCGGTTCTCGTCCCGGTACAGTCAGAAAAGAAATTAAAGTTAAGTTACCCGAACGTAGCCACACCGTTAAACGCCACTCCACATTCCACGACTATCGCGATGAATTGATGGAACTTTTGCGGCGACACGGACAAGAAGCGGTAGCTGTAGCAGCATAATTGATTGCAAAATAATTCTGAAGGGGGGACAATAATCTGCAAAACACTGACTTACTAAGGGTTTTACAGATTATTTTACACCCGACACATAAAAATCGCACTCGGAAATAATTGCGATCGTGCAGACCAAAAAATGTTGGGTTTCCTTTAATTAGTACTAGCAACTTACCCGATCAAGTAATTTGCATCAAATTGGGATACTCAGTCAACATTTCATCGTAAGTCAGGCTTTCGGTTTCCGATTGGGGAGTCCACAGCAATTCAAATACGGTTAAATAGTCGGGTGGAGTGGCAGCAATTTTTTCCAAAGCTTCTTTCAAATCTTTAGATGAGTAAACATCGCCAAACATCGGTCGGTCATTTTCCGTACCAATTAATAAAGTAACTACAATATAAGAACCGGGGTCGGCATCCGGATTAGCAATCACTTCTTTTTGACGAATTTTTCCTTCTACGTTGCTTAGGCTTTCACCGCTAAATTTGCCGCGTTCTTCAATGGAAAATTTATTAAAAAGTGTTTGCGCTTCTTCGCGACTGCGGACAGTTTTAGAAGTTGCCGAAACGTGCGTCCAATTTTCCGGCGTTCGCAATAATGCTAAAATTGATTCCTGCATTAATTCCGACAGTCCTTCTGGGGTAGAAGTGTCGATATTCAGGCTGAATTCTGATAATTCTTTCTGTACGGCACGGGCTTGGGCTAATAGTCCTACTTGAATTTTGCTAACAGTAACGATGTTATTGTCTAGTTCTTTATTTCCAGTTAAGGGAATGTCACTGTCAGTAGTAGTTTCATAATAACTATTACTAACACTAGCTTTCTGCATGGAACTAATAATTATCCAGAGTACGATCGTCAATACGATTAACCCAAATACCGAAGGAAATACCCAACCCCATCCTGGATAGACATAATAAATTCCTCCCGATCGATATCCGCCACCATAGACAGGTCTAGAATCGTAATAGACCCCCCCACCAGATGACGGACGACTGTTGCTTCTGGAAGGAGAACTGGAAGAGCCGCTAGACCGAGAAGGGCGACTAAAAGAACCCCCGCCACTACGTCCGCCACTTCTTCTAGCATAAGCTTCTTGTTGAATGTTGAGCCAGTTTACCAGCTGATGACCGGGCAGAGGAAGATTTACGGAATTGATGACAAAGAAAGCAATTGCCGTAGTCCAAAGTAAGCGAGATTTGATTTTCCGCATGATTTGTTTCCCTTTATTTTCAGTCTGCCCAACTAGCTGGCGATTCTGCTCAACTATTTAGGATGTTCTGGATCGATCGCAGATGATTCTCGTGCTGTGAGATCGAAACTGCTAATCTCTTTGGGAGAAGCAATATTTTTTAACCAACTGGCAAATAAATCCGGACGGCGATCGCGCGTGCGTTCGATTTGCTTTTGGCGACGCCATTTTTCAATTTTACCATGATCTCCAGATAGCAGAATTTCCGGCACTTTCATGCCCTTGAATTCCGGCGGGCGAGTGTACTGAGGATAGTCTAGCAAGCCAGCTTCAAAACTTTCAGCTTTCAAAGATTCTTCTTTCCCTACCGTACCTCTGAGCAAGCGTACCGTACCGTTAACCAGGGCTAAAGCGGGTATTTCCCCACAAGTGAGTACGAAATCTCCCAAAGACACCTCGCGGGTAATCAATTGCAGCACTCGTTCGTCCACCCCTTCATAATGTCCGCAAACGATTACCAGTTGATCGTAATTAGCTGCCAATTCTCGCAATAAAGGCTGATTCATCGGTTCCCCTTGCGGTGTCATTAAAATTACATCCCGTCTCGGTAGAATTGGCAAAGACTCCACCGCCGCAAAAATCGGTTCTGGCTTCATGAGCATTCCCACGCCGCCGCCATAAGGCTCATCATCCACTCGTCGATGCTTGTCGGTGGCAAAATCTCTGGGATTGACTAAATTAACTTCTGCAATACCTTTGGCAAGGGCTTTACCAAGCAATCCCGAACTTAAGGGAGAACTAAAAAAATCCGGAAACAGGGTGATAATATCAAAACGCACGACTTTTCAACAGAAATAGGACTTACGAGATCGGTAAAAGAAGTACAAAGCCAAAAGCTTGATGTAAGGGAGCTTTTCTATTTTCACCGTCTTTTCCCATTTTGTTGGCTATTCCGTACATAAGGCGATCGCTAACTCCGAATCGATTGCCATAATACTTGCGAATCGGCCTTTCCATAACCAATGCCCGATACCCGAAAAACCCGTATACTGAGAGCATCCAGTCAACCATGACACCAATCTGTTAAATTAATAGCTAAATTTCTAATAATTGTTTAATAATCTGTTTAATAATCTGGCATTATGCGTTAATGGTTAAGCTCCAGAATGATAACCAACAGTCCTGAGTGGTGACTAACAGGGGTGACTGGAGCCTTTATAAGGCATTGCTTTAGATGCCTGCCCTACCTCAGGAGAAGAGCGACACTATGCTGCAATTAGAATACCAAACCTTGGAACCCAGGAAACCCCAACCGATCAAAACAGCCATCATGGTGATTGGCGGTGCAGAAGATAAGGTACACGGACGCGAGATTCTGCACACTTTTTTTAATCGCTCTGGTGGAACAGATGCACAAATTGCGATCGTACCATCTGCTTCCCGCGAACCAGCTATTATCGGCGAACGATATCGCAGCATCTTTTCCGAAATGGGTGCCAAGCGGATCGAATTGCTAGATATACGCGATCGCGATCAGTGTAACGACCCAGCCATCCATGAATACTTAGAAATCTGTACTGGGGTATTCATGACCGGTGGGGATCAACTGCGGCTGTGCGGACTGCTAGCAGATACTTCATTGATGGAAAAATTACGCCTGCGGGTACAACTGGGCCAAATAACCTTAGCCGGTACCAGTGCCGGAGCCGCAGTTATGGGCCATCACATGATTGCTGGGGGCGGTAGTGGGGAATGCCCCAATCGCTCGCTGGTAGATATGGCTACGGGGTTGGCAATTATACCAGAAGTAATCGTAGACCAACACTTTCACAACCGCAACCGGATGGCTCGGTTGATGAGCGCGATCGCCGCCCATCCAGACCGCTTGGGCATCGGCATCGACGAAGACACTTGTGCCATGTTTGAAGGTGATGGAATCATCCAAGTGATGGGTAGGGGAACGGTCACGATCATCGATCCGGGAGATATGAATTATACTAATCACTCCTGCGTAGCCGCCACCGACCCGATCAGCATTTGCAACTTGAGAGTTCACATTCTCAGCTACGGCGATCGCTATGATATGCGCGAGCGAAAAATCCTTCCAGTTGCCGCTAATGCACAATGATCGTTACGTCATTGGTCGAACCTCAATTAGAAATGACCAATGACAATTATTCATCTTTCCTGACAAATGTTTATCTCTACAACCTTTGTAGTATTTTTAACATTGATATCCAAACCTCATCCCTGGATGGATGGGATGCCAGCTACTCACGGATAAAAATGTTCTTAATGAACAGTTTAGTAACCCTTACCAGATCGAAACTAGATAATTGCGTTGAAATAGGTTCCTTGCTGCCCAATGACCCTCGGATAATGCCATGAAAATTCTTAAAATCCAGACTTTACGCGGCCCTAACTACTGGAGTATCAGACGCCACAAACTGGTCGTCATGCGCCTCGATTTAGAAGAGCTAGCCGAACGACCGAGCAATCAAATTCCAGGATTCTACGAGGGACTAATACAGGTATTACCGAGTTTAGAAGAACACTTTTGCTCCCCAGGCTGCCGAGGTGGGTTTTTGAGTCGGGTGCGAGAGGGGACGATGATGGGACACGTAATCGAACACGTAGCCCTCGAACTGCAAGAACTCGCAGGAATGGAAGTAGGATTCGGTCGTACCCGCGAAACCAACACCCCCGGGATTTACCAAGTAGTGATCGAATACCAAGACGAACAAGCAGGTCGCTATGCGGCCAGAGCAGCCGTGCGCCTATGCCAAAGTATCGCCGACACGGGTACGTATCCGGCAGAAGAATTAGCACAAGATTTACAAGACTTACGAGAATTATGTGCTGATTCTGCTTTAGGCCCTAGTACCGAGACAATTGTCAAGGAAGCAGAGGCACGGGGAATTCCCTGGATGTCCTTGAGCGCACGCGCCTTAGTACAGTTTGGCTATGGAATATACCACAAGCGGATGCAAGCCACTCTTTCCGAGTACACGGGCATCTTAGGCGTAGAATTAGCGTCAGATAAAGAAAGCACTAAACAAATTCTGCGGGAATCAGGAGTGCCAGTTCCTCGCGGCACGGTAATCAATTACTTGGATGAATTAGAAGACGCCATTAAAGATGTCGGCGGTTATCCGATCGTGATTAAACCATTAGATGGCAATCACGGCAGGGGGATCACCATTAACATTACAAATTGGGAGCTAGCAGAACAAGCTTACGACGCCGCCAAAGAAGTTTCCAAATCCGTCATCGTCGAACGTTACTACCAAGGGCGAGACCACCGGGTATTAGTAGTCAACGGCAAAGTCGTAGCGGTGGCGGAACGAGTACCCGCCCACGTAGTAGGAGATGGCAACTCTACTATCCAACAACTGATCGACCTCACCAATCAAGACCCGAATCGGGGTGAAGGACACGATAACGTCCTCACCAAAATAACTGTCGATCGCACTAGCTGGCAATTATTAGAGCGGCAAGGTTATACTCTGGAAACCGTATTGCCACCAGGAGAAATTTGTTACCTGCGAGCTACTGCCAACCTCAGTACTGGTGGGATCGCCGTAGACCGTACCGATGATATCCATCCGGAAAACATTTGGCTGGCGCAACGGGTAGCCAAAATTATCGGTTTGGATATTGCCGGCATCGATGTAGTCACCCCAGATATTACCAAACCGTTAAGAGAAGTCGATGGGGTAATCGTAGAAGTCAATGCCGCACCGGGATTCCGGATGCACGTTGCCCCCAGCAAAGGTATTGCCAGGAACGTAGCAGCCCCGGTGTTAGATATGCTGTTTCCCCCCGGTACTCCCTCTCGCATCCCCATTTTGGCCATCACCGGTACTAACGGCAAAACCACCACTACCCGACTGCTGGCCCACATTTACAAACAAACTGGGCAGACTGTCGGCTACACCACCACCGATGGTACTTATATCGGTGATTATCTGGTAGAAAAAGGCGATAATACCGGGCCACAAAGCGCCCAGTTAATTTTGCAAGACCCCACGGTGGAAGTAGCAGTGCTGGAAGCTGCACGGGGCGGGATTTTGCGCTCTGGGTTGGGATTTGATGCTTCCGATATCGGGGTGGTGCTGAATGTGGCAGCCGACCACTTGGGAATTGGCGATATCGATACTCTAGAACAATTAGCCAATCTGAAGTGTGTGGTAGCCGAAGCCGTACTGCCCAAAGGTTATGCTGTACTGAATGCCGATGATCCCTTGGTAGCGGCAATGGCTAGACGGACGAAAGCTCAACTGGCTTACTTCACCATGAATCCGGATAATGATTTGGTGAAGGATCACACCCACAAAGGCGGGGTAGCGGCGGTTTACGAAAACGGCTATTTGTCTATTTTGAAGGGAGATTGGACGCTGCGAATCGAGCAAGCGGTGAACGTACCCTTAACAATGGCAGGTAAAGCACCGTTTATGATTGCCAATGCGTTGGCGGCGTGTTTGGCGGCGTTCGTGCAAGGGGTGAATATCGAGCATATCCGAGTGGCTTTGAAGACGTTCCGCGCTTCTGCCAATCAAACGCCGGGACGGATGAATTTGTTTAATTTAGGTAAACATCACGCCTTGATCGATTATGCCCACAATCCCCACAGCTACGAAGCTTTGAGCGGTTTCGTCCGGAATTGGCCGGGTGAGAGAATTGGTGTAGTGGGTGGCCCTGGCGATCGCCGCGACGAAGATTTTATCTTGTTAGGTAAGCTGGCAGCCGAAATGTTCGATCGCATTATCGTCAAAGAAGATGATGATACTAGAGGACGCCCTCGCGGTGACGCTGCTGCTTTAATTATCAAAGGCATCCAACAAGCTAAACCAGATGCCCGTTACGAATCCATTTTGGATGAAATCACCGCCGTTAACACTGCGCTAGATAACGCCTCTGCGGGTAGTTTAGTAGTGATTTTGCCCGAAACCGTTACTCGTGCCATTGGCTTAATCGAAGCCCGTCGTCCCATCACAGAAAAAGAACAGCAAGTAGCCGCTTTTGACTCTCCCAATCCAGTCAAATCTTCAGTTACTAACCAAGTTTGAAAAAGGATGAAGTCTGAAGGATGAAGGATGAAATATATAATGAAGCCAGTATTTTTTACTCTTTATTATTAATCATTCATCGTCTATCGTTTATCCTTCAGACTTCATCCTTTATACTTTATTCTTCATCCTTTGAAGATGATTCCGGATTTGATTCTTTGCCCGATTTATCGATTTCTTCTTTAAACCCCCGCAAAGTCTTACCCAAAGCGCTACCAATTTCGGGAATTTTTTTCGGGCCGAAAATTAGAATTGCAACGATCGCAATTATGCCCACTTCCGGTAAACCCATACCAAACATATCGCTCTCCCTCTTGCAAACCCTACTTAGAGCTTATCCGAAAAATCTAATTTTACCATGTCAATTGTTTATTTCACGATCGATCTAACTCTACATCTGCGTCCATCTGCGTTTATCTGTCTTTATCTGCGGTAAAATTTTAACCCTTGATGAATACCGTTGCCGATCCCGTACTCTACAAAAGCGGGCGTAAAGCCTAAAATTGCCAAAAAAAAACCAGGTTGTTGAACCTAGTACAAACTCTCTTGGAATTCTGCCAAAAGTAAGTTAATTTTGAACGAGAAAAGATTTAGTTTGATTTGATAAAGAACTGGAAATTACTCCATCCGGCATAATTGCACCACCCAGATAAGCATGACTTAAATTTGCATCGCTTAAGTTAACATTACTCAAATCTGCGTTTGTCAAGTTAGCCTGAGTGAAGTTTGTTTCAGTTAAAACAGCGCCGGTCAGAATGGCACCGGTGAGATTTGCATACTTTAAATTTGTCCTAGTTAAATTAGCTTTTGTTAAGTTAGACCCACTCAAGTTAGCCCCACTCAGATTTACATTCCTCAAATTTACTGCCATCAGGTTCAGGTTTCTAAAATCCCGTTGTCCTGCGTTATAGCGACTTAAGAGTTCTTTAATATTCATAGGGTTGTTGGAAATGTTGAGAGGATGGTAAGAAATCAACAAAAAAGGTAGACTCCGAAGCCTACCCGCAAGACTAAAGAGCTATTACCTTCGTGTCGAGAAGTTTAGTAACGACGAGATGAACCGCTTCTATTTCCCCAGTTTCCCGAAGAATCGCTTCTTTCTTCACGCGGTCTTGCCTTATTTACTTTGAGGTCGCGTCCCATCCATTCTGCACCATCAAGGGCTTCAATAGCAGCGGACTCTTCGGCTTCTGTTTCCATTTCGACAAAAGCAAATCCACGAACGCGACCTGTTTCTCGGTCTGTCGGTAATTGAACGCGCTTGACGGTTCCGTACTCTTGAAAAGTATGGGTCAAGTCATCCGAAGTGACTTTGTACGACAGGTTACCAACATAAATTGACATTAAAGCGTCTCCAGAATCAGAGATGTGTAGAGAGTTAGATTCGGAGAGACGTTTATCAAACGAATTACACAGCCGAATATAATCCTTAATCAGCATAGTAGCATATGAATGTCTTGGTAGAGCAAAACTTCTGCGATCGCGTTCTCAATCCCAGGAAAGTGTAGCTAGCGATACCAAGTTTCCCATAGCCAACAAAAACTCGGCGAGGGGTTAATAATCATAAGCATAGCTTATTTTTCAGGGGGTCTGAAGTACGGTAAGACCTCAGATCGGTGGTAGAGAAAAAGCGATGTTATTTATTGGTGTCGCTTCCTGGCACTTCACGGTTGAAAATACCAATTTTAGGAGTTGATTATCGTAAAGTTAATTTTTAATAAATTACCAATACGATTACTAACTTAATTGAAGTCGAACCCGGACAAACCGTGCTTTTTGGTGATTTTCGCCAAAGTAGATTTTAACATTTATTTCAGAATAATATAAAAAATAACGCTCGAAGTATACCCCTGTTAAATGCTAATTTAGAGCAATAATTTGGATGGTTTTTATAATTTATCCCTATTCGGAAGAATCTTGAGCCAAATCAAACCTCAACTACAAATTTCTCTTATCATTGAAGTTAAACTTAATAGCTAACATCTTTTTATTTCATTTTTACCTTCATCTCCCAGCCAAATCTCAGTCAGCTTCCTCAATGAATAAATTTAAACTTTGGTTTTCCAAAACCCATATATTTAATAAAATAGATCGGCACTACTGGCGCTATGGTATTGCTGTGTTGGTAGTAGCCTTAGCGACGGCGATCGAATTCCTACTCGCGGATTTATGCGGAATCGAAACCCCATTTTTAATAATGTTTGCGGCGGTGATAGTCAGCGCTTTGTATGGCGGGATGCGAGCCGGAATCTTAGGGACAGTTTTATCCGCTTTAATCTGTTATTATTTTTTTTCAACTCCTACTTATACGTTCATAGACAAGCCAGCCGAACAAAACTTCCTCCTCATCGTATTTATCATAGAGGGGCTGCTGATTAGCGGGACGATTTCCGCTTTACAATCTACCCAAGAGCGATTGAATTTGGAGCAAGCTGCTTTGCGGGAAAGCGAAGAGCGTCACCGCCTGATGCTCGATGCGATACAAGATTATGCTATTTTCATGCTTGACCCTGATGGTTATGTAGTGAATTGGAACAAAGGAGCGCAACGCCTGAAAGGGTATCGAGCCGATGAGATTATCGGGCAGCATTTTTCGCGCTTCTATGTAAAGGAAGATGC
Above is a window of Leptolyngbyaceae cyanobacterium DNA encoding:
- a CDS encoding RNA-binding protein gives rise to the protein MSIYVGNLSYKVTSDDLTHTFQEYGTVKRVQLPTDRETGRVRGFAFVEMETEAEESAAIEALDGAEWMGRDLKVNKARPREERSDSSGNWGNRSGSSRRY
- a CDS encoding pentapeptide repeat-containing protein encodes the protein MNIKELLSRYNAGQRDFRNLNLMAVNLRNVNLSGANLSGSNLTKANLTRTNLKYANLTGAILTGAVLTETNFTQANLTNADLSNVNLSDANLSHAYLGGAIMPDGVISSSLSNQTKSFLVQN
- a CDS encoding cyanophycinase — its product is MPALPQEKSDTMLQLEYQTLEPRKPQPIKTAIMVIGGAEDKVHGREILHTFFNRSGGTDAQIAIVPSASREPAIIGERYRSIFSEMGAKRIELLDIRDRDQCNDPAIHEYLEICTGVFMTGGDQLRLCGLLADTSLMEKLRLRVQLGQITLAGTSAGAAVMGHHMIAGGGSGECPNRSLVDMATGLAIIPEVIVDQHFHNRNRMARLMSAIAAHPDRLGIGIDEDTCAMFEGDGIIQVMGRGTVTIIDPGDMNYTNHSCVAATDPISICNLRVHILSYGDRYDMRERKILPVAANAQ
- the cphA gene encoding cyanophycin synthetase — its product is MKILKIQTLRGPNYWSIRRHKLVVMRLDLEELAERPSNQIPGFYEGLIQVLPSLEEHFCSPGCRGGFLSRVREGTMMGHVIEHVALELQELAGMEVGFGRTRETNTPGIYQVVIEYQDEQAGRYAARAAVRLCQSIADTGTYPAEELAQDLQDLRELCADSALGPSTETIVKEAEARGIPWMSLSARALVQFGYGIYHKRMQATLSEYTGILGVELASDKESTKQILRESGVPVPRGTVINYLDELEDAIKDVGGYPIVIKPLDGNHGRGITINITNWELAEQAYDAAKEVSKSVIVERYYQGRDHRVLVVNGKVVAVAERVPAHVVGDGNSTIQQLIDLTNQDPNRGEGHDNVLTKITVDRTSWQLLERQGYTLETVLPPGEICYLRATANLSTGGIAVDRTDDIHPENIWLAQRVAKIIGLDIAGIDVVTPDITKPLREVDGVIVEVNAAPGFRMHVAPSKGIARNVAAPVLDMLFPPGTPSRIPILAITGTNGKTTTTRLLAHIYKQTGQTVGYTTTDGTYIGDYLVEKGDNTGPQSAQLILQDPTVEVAVLEAARGGILRSGLGFDASDIGVVLNVAADHLGIGDIDTLEQLANLKCVVAEAVLPKGYAVLNADDPLVAAMARRTKAQLAYFTMNPDNDLVKDHTHKGGVAAVYENGYLSILKGDWTLRIEQAVNVPLTMAGKAPFMIANALAACLAAFVQGVNIEHIRVALKTFRASANQTPGRMNLFNLGKHHALIDYAHNPHSYEALSGFVRNWPGERIGVVGGPGDRRDEDFILLGKLAAEMFDRIIVKEDDDTRGRPRGDAAALIIKGIQQAKPDARYESILDEITAVNTALDNASAGSLVVILPETVTRAIGLIEARRPITEKEQQVAAFDSPNPVKSSVTNQV
- the tatA gene encoding twin-arginine translocase TatA/TatE family subunit, translated to MFGMGLPEVGIIAIVAILIFGPKKIPEIGSALGKTLRGFKEEIDKSGKESNPESSSKDEE